From the genome of Vicia villosa cultivar HV-30 ecotype Madison, WI linkage group LG2, Vvil1.0, whole genome shotgun sequence, one region includes:
- the LOC131648599 gene encoding uncharacterized protein LOC131648599, which yields MVLNISEMLQHVQPVPEARDGVIWLADPDYSFTVRSCYDLFNFYHLPRGPDLHLVRVFSLIWKLVIPNKTKFFGWRCLLDRLPTRDLLLYRGIPISSPNVCVFCETEKESLSHIIFCCRFSRLVWKDLASWIGFTEFLFVDVWSSFYDWHSFCKNRQVKLGREGIFWAAICWSLWKVRNGIIFRNDPWSVSDIIWNIKELIWRWSFIGKITRTNYNFYEFLNNPLLYFS from the coding sequence ATGGTTCTGAACATTTCGGAAATGTTGCAGCATGTGCAGCCGGTTCCGGAAGCAAGGGACGGCGTCATTTGGTTGGCGGATCCGGATTACTCCTTCACGGTACGTAGTTGTTATGATTTGTTTAATTTCTATCATCTTCCGCGAGGACCGGATCTTCATCTTGTAAGAGTTTTCTCCCTCATTTGGAAATTGGTGATTCCTAATAAAACCAAGTTCTTTGGATGGAGGTGTTTGCTTGATAGGTTACCAACTAGGGACTTACTCTTGTATAGAGGAATTCCTATCTCTTCTCCTAATGTTTGTGTTTTTTGTGAGACGGAGAAGGAGTCTTTGTCCCACATAATTTTTTGTTGCCGTTTTTCTCGCTTGGTTTGGAAAGATTTGGCTTCGTGGATTGGATTTACCGAGTTTCTTTTTGTGGATGTTTGGAGTAGTTTTTATGATTGGCATTCCTTTTGTAAAAATAGGCAAGTGAAACTGGGTAGGGAAGGAATTTTTTGGGCTGCAATATGTTGGTCTTTGTGGAAGGTGAGGAACGGTATAATTTTTCGGAATGATCCGTGGAGCGTTTCCGACATTATTTGGAACATCAAAGAGCTTATTTGGAGATGGTCCTTCATTGGGAAAATTACCCGAACCAACTACAATTTCTATGAGTTTCTCAATAATCCTTTGTTGTATTTTTCATAG